The Actinobacillus equuli genome includes a window with the following:
- a CDS encoding factor H binding protein domain-containing protein → MKKLLLVTTLGLALTACSGGGSSSSTNKSNSKPSSTRSESASPDLQNSLVGVRRDLKEQVKALKQINVEGVTIDLAFENIGFVEKDLGNGMKGKAYNQTYSAIGYVLPKNVKTDRYGRVIDERASADDIGDFGLITKFENLPTIGVYHYSGVSFGANSEGKLSLDADFANKKVSGEITNRRLLSTGKALFDIDLLETSIRQISSGEEEVHFVGIAKSKVDGYDVHSAYGGKFMGPNAEEVLGYIADDNADPYEAFAGKK, encoded by the coding sequence ATGAAAAAATTATTATTAGTAACTACTTTAGGTTTAGCTTTAACTGCTTGTAGTGGCGGTGGTTCCTCTTCTTCGACAAATAAAAGCAATTCAAAGCCAAGCTCCACGAGGTCTGAAAGCGCTTCTCCAGATTTGCAGAATTCTTTAGTTGGAGTTAGACGTGATTTAAAAGAGCAAGTGAAAGCATTAAAACAGATAAATGTTGAAGGGGTAACTATTGATTTAGCTTTTGAAAACATAGGGTTTGTTGAAAAGGATCTTGGAAATGGCATGAAAGGTAAAGCTTATAACCAAACATATTCTGCTATTGGTTATGTTTTGCCAAAAAATGTTAAAACAGATCGATATGGGCGTGTTATTGATGAACGTGCTTCAGCAGATGATATAGGTGACTTTGGTTTAATTACTAAATTTGAGAACTTGCCGACAATAGGCGTTTATCATTATTCAGGTGTTTCATTTGGCGCGAATAGTGAAGGTAAATTATCTTTAGATGCTGACTTTGCGAATAAAAAAGTGAGTGGTGAAATTACTAATCGCCGTTTACTGTCTACAGGTAAAGCATTATTTGATATTGATTTATTAGAAACAAGTATTAGACAAATCAGTAGCGGAGAGGAAGAAGTTCATTTTGTTGGAATAGCGAAATCGAAAGTTGATGGCTATGATGTTCATTCGGCTTATGGTGGTAAATTTATGGGGCCAAATGCTGAAGAAGTTTTAGGTTACATTGCAGATGATAATGCGGATCCTTATGAAGCATTTGCAGGTAAGAAATAA
- a CDS encoding YceK/YidQ family lipoprotein — protein sequence MKRLFLKLIAVVIFSPNLTACGTIISLTEGDYSVYAGVSKDFKAIQNGGILSIPAVVDLPLSFVLDTLMLPVTLSQ from the coding sequence ATGAAGAGATTATTTTTAAAACTGATTGCAGTGGTAATTTTTAGTCCAAATTTGACCGCTTGCGGCACCATAATCAGCCTTACCGAAGGCGATTACTCCGTTTATGCCGGTGTCAGCAAAGATTTTAAAGCGATCCAAAATGGAGGAATCTTAAGTATTCCGGCCGTGGTTGATTTACCGCTAAGTTTTGTGCTTGATACTTTAATGCTACCTGTTACATTAAGTCAGTAA
- the leuB gene encoding 3-isopropylmalate dehydrogenase — MQTYNIAVLAGDGIGPEIMAQAIKVLEATQQKFGFKLNFNHFNIGGAAIDAQGKALPENTLKGCEEADAILFGSVGGPKWVNLPPDEQPERGSLLPLRKHFKLFCNLRPATLYKGLEKFCPLRADIAAKGFDMVVVRELTGGIYFGQPKGREGEGAQTKAFDTEVYYKYEIERIARVAFESAMKRNKKVTSIDKANVLQSSILWRETVNEIAKEYPEVTLEHMYIDNATMQLIKAPETFDILLCSNIFGDIISDEAAMITGSMGMLPSASLNEDGFGLYEPAGGSAPDIAGKNIANPIAQILSAAMMLRYSFNLNDAADAIESAIQKALADGYRTGDLADENTPVSTSEMGDIIVRNILA, encoded by the coding sequence ATGCAAACTTACAACATTGCAGTTTTGGCAGGGGACGGTATCGGCCCTGAAATTATGGCACAAGCGATCAAAGTGCTTGAAGCAACACAGCAAAAATTCGGTTTTAAATTAAATTTTAATCATTTTAATATCGGCGGTGCGGCAATTGATGCACAAGGTAAAGCATTACCGGAAAATACTTTAAAAGGCTGTGAAGAAGCCGATGCGATTCTGTTTGGTTCGGTAGGTGGACCTAAATGGGTAAACTTACCACCGGATGAGCAGCCAGAGCGTGGTTCATTACTTCCATTACGTAAACATTTCAAATTATTCTGTAACTTACGTCCTGCCACTTTATATAAAGGTTTAGAAAAATTCTGTCCATTACGTGCGGATATTGCGGCAAAAGGTTTCGATATGGTCGTGGTACGAGAGTTAACCGGTGGGATTTATTTCGGTCAGCCGAAAGGGCGTGAAGGTGAAGGGGCACAAACCAAAGCATTTGATACCGAAGTATATTATAAATATGAGATTGAGCGTATTGCGCGTGTTGCTTTTGAATCCGCGATGAAACGTAATAAAAAAGTGACGTCCATTGATAAAGCAAACGTATTACAAAGCTCAATTTTATGGCGTGAAACGGTAAACGAAATTGCGAAAGAATATCCGGAAGTAACACTTGAACATATGTACATTGATAATGCGACAATGCAATTAATTAAAGCGCCGGAAACCTTTGATATCTTATTATGTTCGAATATCTTCGGCGATATTATTTCGGATGAAGCAGCAATGATTACCGGTTCAATGGGGATGCTTCCATCTGCAAGTTTAAATGAAGACGGTTTTGGTTTATATGAACCGGCGGGCGGCTCGGCGCCGGATATCGCGGGTAAAAATATTGCTAACCCAATCGCACAAATTTTATCGGCGGCAATGATGTTACGTTATAGTTTCAACTTAAATGATGCGGCGGATGCTATTGAATCTGCGATTCAAAAAGCGTTAGCGGATGGTTACCGTACAGGTGATTTAGCTGATGAAAATACGCCGGTTTCTACCAGTGAAATGGGTGATATTATTGTGAGAAATATTTTAGCTTAA
- the msrB gene encoding peptide-methionine (R)-S-oxide reductase MsrB, with the protein MIKDIDELTEEQVEILINHGTEMPFTGKFLHEERIGTYRCARCHNALFRSDTKFDAGCGWPSFYEAVSDDALRYLDDYSLGRHRTEIRCGNCDSHMGHVFNDGPPPTGLRFCLNSIALNFKWDETGEEIDG; encoded by the coding sequence ATGATTAAAGATATTGATGAATTAACGGAAGAACAAGTTGAGATTCTGATTAATCATGGTACCGAAATGCCGTTTACTGGTAAATTTCTGCATGAAGAACGCATCGGGACTTATCGTTGCGCACGTTGCCACAATGCATTATTTCGTTCTGATACTAAATTTGATGCTGGTTGTGGCTGGCCTAGCTTCTATGAAGCGGTTTCGGATGATGCATTACGGTATTTAGATGATTATAGTTTAGGCCGTCACCGTACCGAAATTCGTTGTGGGAACTGCGATTCGCATATGGGCCACGTATTTAATGACGGACCTCCGCCGACAGGTTTACGCTTCTGCCTAAATTCTATCGCACTCAATTTTAAATGGGATGAAACCGGCGAAGAAATTGATGGTTAA
- the gap gene encoding type I glyceraldehyde-3-phosphate dehydrogenase — protein sequence MAIKIGINGFGRIGRIVFRAAQLRDDIEVVGINDLIDVDYMAYMLKYDSTHGRFNGTVEVKDGQLVVNGKTIRVTAERDPANLKWDEIGVDIAVEATGLFLDDATARKHITAGAKKVVLTGPSKDATPMFVNGVNFDAYAGQDIVSNASCTTNCLAPLAKVIHNKFGIKEGLMTTVHATTATQKTVDGPSAKDWRGGRGASQNIIPSSTGAAKAVGKVLPALNGKLTGMAFRVPTANVSVVDLTVNLEKPATYEEICAEIKRASENEMKGVLGYTEDAVVSTDFNGATETSVFDAAAGIALTDTFVKLVSWYDNETGYSNKVLDLVAHVYNYKG from the coding sequence ATGGCAATTAAAATTGGTATTAACGGCTTCGGTCGTATCGGTCGTATCGTGTTCCGTGCAGCTCAACTTCGTGATGATATCGAAGTTGTAGGTATCAACGACTTAATCGACGTTGATTATATGGCATATATGTTAAAATACGACTCAACACACGGCCGTTTCAACGGTACTGTTGAAGTTAAAGATGGTCAATTAGTTGTTAACGGTAAAACAATCCGTGTAACTGCTGAACGTGATCCAGCTAACTTAAAATGGGATGAAATCGGTGTTGATATCGCAGTTGAAGCAACAGGTTTATTCTTAGATGACGCTACAGCACGTAAACACATCACTGCTGGTGCGAAAAAAGTTGTATTAACTGGTCCATCTAAAGATGCAACTCCTATGTTCGTTAACGGTGTAAACTTCGATGCGTATGCAGGCCAAGATATCGTTTCTAACGCTTCTTGTACAACTAACTGCTTAGCACCATTAGCTAAAGTAATCCACAATAAATTCGGTATCAAAGAAGGCTTAATGACTACAGTTCACGCAACAACTGCGACACAAAAAACTGTAGACGGTCCATCAGCTAAAGACTGGCGCGGTGGTCGTGGTGCTTCACAAAACATCATTCCTTCATCAACAGGTGCAGCGAAAGCAGTAGGTAAAGTATTACCAGCATTAAACGGTAAATTAACAGGTATGGCTTTCCGTGTTCCAACAGCAAACGTTTCTGTTGTTGACTTAACTGTTAACTTAGAAAAACCTGCGACATACGAAGAAATCTGTGCAGAAATCAAACGTGCTTCAGAAAATGAAATGAAAGGCGTTTTAGGTTACACAGAAGACGCTGTAGTATCTACAGACTTCAATGGTGCAACAGAAACTTCAGTATTTGATGCAGCTGCTGGTATCGCATTAACAGATACTTTTGTTAAATTAGTATCTTGGTATGATAACGAAACTGGTTATTCAAACAAAGTATTAGACTTAGTAGCTCACGTTTATAACTACAAAGGTTAA